Proteins encoded by one window of Chanos chanos chromosome 7, fChaCha1.1, whole genome shotgun sequence:
- the rbm14b gene encoding RNA-binding protein 14b isoform X1: protein MDKSHTVKLFVGNLALDTTQEELSAIFEAYGQVVSCSVLRQFAFVHLQGAGAAERAIRELNGREFKGRNLVVEESRGRPLHSTKVFVGNLSGMCTTEDLQELFQTFGKVLECDKVKGYAFVHMENKEDALRAIEALHGTSFKGRPLSVELSKVQPSKQTPTGKIPCVSCGKQGHYAGECPAGKPTLEQYQSQAAVLAAAAAAAAGLPLQVQQSVHNSVYNTSTLDPTYAALTGLTASARAEGSSVTPAVYGALASQVYGTAVANQLYGTVANQALNSAAAPVYGSVNPALYGQVASGAVAAAAAAAAYGPQVYTPAVANPVFLAAPGMEVPAAAAAAVNPAYSVAPAIYSTTPAYGALGAADPTAIFEAARVQYITQGQQVLAEQQTTSKSGERDRSPLRRSAPLLPDPVIKPFMYQRAKRRALLPTPAGRAEEAAGQEEDPMARYYAEYYQQCQQLQQYTQYQYAYPSPNPVAAVPAVPAMPTLPALPAQPMATLEALRPVLPAAPAAAIAMATPRVYEPPLPPPRKDPLLRRSELSLHTPETPFR, encoded by the exons ATGGATAAGAGCCACACAGTAAAGCTTTTTGTGGGGAATTTGGCTCTTGATACCACCCAGGAGGAACTGTCAGCCATCTTCGAAGCTTACGGACAGGTGGTCAGTTGTAGTGTTCTCCGGCAGTTTGCCTTCGTGCACCTGCAGGGGGCGGGCGCCGCCGAGCGCGCCATCCGCGAGCTGAATGGCCGAGAATTCAAGGGGCGGAACCTGGTGGTGGAAGAGTCGCGGGGACGGCCGCTCCACTCCACCAAGGTGTTTGTGGGTAATCTGAGTGGAATGTGCACTACAGAAGACCTTCAGGAGTTGTTCCAGACCTTCGGCAAAGTGCTGGAGTGTGATAAGGTCAAAG GCTATGCCTTTGTTCACATGGAGAATAAAGAAGATGCTCTGAGAGCCATCGAGGCTCTTCACGGTACCTCCTTCAAGGGCCGCCCGCTCTCGGTGGAGCTCTCCAAGGTCCAGCCCAGCAAGCAGACTCCCACTGGAAAGATCCCCTGCGTCAGCTGCGGCAAGCAGGGCCACTACGCGGGAGAGTGCCCCGCCGGCAAACCGACGCTGGAGCAGTACCAGAGCCAGGCCGCCGTGCTGGCCGCCGCGGCCGCTGCCGCGGCCGGCCTGCCCCTGCAGGTCCAGCAGAGCGTCCACAACTCCGTATACAACACATCCACCTTGGACCCCACCTACGCCGCCCTGACGGGTCTCACGGCCAGCGCGCGGGCAGAGGGGAGCTCGGTGACCCCGGCCGTGTACGGAGCGTTGGCCAGCCAGGTTTACGGCACGGCGGTTGCCAATCAGCTCTACGGCACGGTGGCCAATCAGGCGCTGAACTCTGCGGCCGCGCCCGTTTACGGCTCGGTGAACCCCGCCCTTTACGGCCAGGTGGCCTCGGGGGCGGTCGCCGCGGCGGCGGCTGCCGCCGCTTACGGGCCCCAGGTCTACACTCCGGCCGTGGCCAATCCCGTTTTCCTGGCCGCTCCGGGGATGGAGGTGCCGGCAGCGGCGGCCGCAGCGGTGAACCCGGCGTATTCCGTCGCCCCGGCGATTTACAGCACCACTCCGGCGTACGGGGCCCTGGGCGCCGCCGACCCCACGGCGATTTTCGAGGCGGCGCGGGTACAGTACATCACACAGGGGCAGCAGGTGCTGGCGGAACAACAGACCACCTCCAAATCCGGGGAGAGGGACAGGAGCCCCCTCAGACGGTCGGCGCCCCTCCTCCCGGACCCCGTCATTAAACCCTTCATGTACCAGAGAGCCAAGCGCAGGGCTCTGCTGCCCACGCCCGCGGGACGGGCCGAAGAGGCCGCAGGACAAGAGGAAGACCCCATGGCCAG gtACTACGCAGAGTATTACCAGCAGTGCCAGCAGCTGCAGCAGTACACGCAGTACCAGTATGCCTACCCTTCTCCGAACCCCGTGGCAGCCGTGCCCGCTGTCCCGGCGATGCCGACCCTCCCCGCCCTCCCCGCCCAGCCCATGGCCACCCTGGAAGCCCTCAGGCCAGTGCTGCCCGCCGCCCCCGCCGCCGCCATCGCCATGGCGACGCCGCGAGTGTATGAGCCGCCGCTTCCGCCGCCGCGCAAGGACCCCCTCCTCCGCCGCTCCGAGCTCTCCCTGCACACGCCTGAAACCCCCTTCCGATAG
- the rbm14b gene encoding RNA-binding protein 14b isoform X2 has protein sequence MDKSHTVKLFVGNLALDTTQEELSAIFEAYGQVVSCSVLRQFAFVHLQGAGAAERAIRELNGREFKGRNLVVEESRGRPLHSTKVFVGNLSGMCTTEDLQELFQTFGKVLECDKVKVHRFSSISAPGYAFVHMENKEDALRAIEALHGTSFKGRPLSVELSKVQPSKQTPTGKIPCVSCGKQGHYAGECPAGKPTLEQYQSQAAVLAAAAAAAAGLPLQVQQSVHNSVYNTSTLDPTYAALTGLTASARAEGSSVTPAVYGALASQVYGTAVANQLYGTVANQALNSAAAPVPAAAAAAVNPAYSVAPAIYSTTPAYGALGAADPTAIFEAARVQYITQGQQVLAEQQTTSKSGERDRSPLRRSAPLLPDPVIKPFMYQRAKRRALLPTPAGRAEEAAGQEEDPMARYYAEYYQQCQQLQQYTQYQYAYPSPNPVAAVPAVPAMPTLPALPAQPMATLEALRPVLPAAPAAAIAMATPRVYEPPLPPPRKDPLLRRSELSLHTPETPFR, from the exons ATGGATAAGAGCCACACAGTAAAGCTTTTTGTGGGGAATTTGGCTCTTGATACCACCCAGGAGGAACTGTCAGCCATCTTCGAAGCTTACGGACAGGTGGTCAGTTGTAGTGTTCTCCGGCAGTTTGCCTTCGTGCACCTGCAGGGGGCGGGCGCCGCCGAGCGCGCCATCCGCGAGCTGAATGGCCGAGAATTCAAGGGGCGGAACCTGGTGGTGGAAGAGTCGCGGGGACGGCCGCTCCACTCCACCAAGGTGTTTGTGGGTAATCTGAGTGGAATGTGCACTACAGAAGACCTTCAGGAGTTGTTCCAGACCTTCGGCAAAGTGCTGGAGTGTGATAAGGTCAAAG TCCACCGATTTTCCTCCATCTCCGCCCCAGGCTATGCCTTTGTTCACATGGAGAATAAAGAAGATGCTCTGAGAGCCATCGAGGCTCTTCACGGTACCTCCTTCAAGGGCCGCCCGCTCTCGGTGGAGCTCTCCAAGGTCCAGCCCAGCAAGCAGACTCCCACTGGAAAGATCCCCTGCGTCAGCTGCGGCAAGCAGGGCCACTACGCGGGAGAGTGCCCCGCCGGCAAACCGACGCTGGAGCAGTACCAGAGCCAGGCCGCCGTGCTGGCCGCCGCGGCCGCTGCCGCGGCCGGCCTGCCCCTGCAGGTCCAGCAGAGCGTCCACAACTCCGTATACAACACATCCACCTTGGACCCCACCTACGCCGCCCTGACGGGTCTCACGGCCAGCGCGCGGGCAGAGGGGAGCTCGGTGACCCCGGCCGTGTACGGAGCGTTGGCCAGCCAGGTTTACGGCACGGCGGTTGCCAATCAGCTCTACGGCACGGTGGCCAATCAGGCGCTGAACTCTGCGGCCGCGCCC GTGCCGGCAGCGGCGGCCGCAGCGGTGAACCCGGCGTATTCCGTCGCCCCGGCGATTTACAGCACCACTCCGGCGTACGGGGCCCTGGGCGCCGCCGACCCCACGGCGATTTTCGAGGCGGCGCGGGTACAGTACATCACACAGGGGCAGCAGGTGCTGGCGGAACAACAGACCACCTCCAAATCCGGGGAGAGGGACAGGAGCCCCCTCAGACGGTCGGCGCCCCTCCTCCCGGACCCCGTCATTAAACCCTTCATGTACCAGAGAGCCAAGCGCAGGGCTCTGCTGCCCACGCCCGCGGGACGGGCCGAAGAGGCCGCAGGACAAGAGGAAGACCCCATGGCCAG gtACTACGCAGAGTATTACCAGCAGTGCCAGCAGCTGCAGCAGTACACGCAGTACCAGTATGCCTACCCTTCTCCGAACCCCGTGGCAGCCGTGCCCGCTGTCCCGGCGATGCCGACCCTCCCCGCCCTCCCCGCCCAGCCCATGGCCACCCTGGAAGCCCTCAGGCCAGTGCTGCCCGCCGCCCCCGCCGCCGCCATCGCCATGGCGACGCCGCGAGTGTATGAGCCGCCGCTTCCGCCGCCGCGCAAGGACCCCCTCCTCCGCCGCTCCGAGCTCTCCCTGCACACGCCTGAAACCCCCTTCCGATAG
- the rbm14b gene encoding RNA-binding protein 14b isoform X3: MDKSHTVKLFVGNLALDTTQEELSAIFEAYGQVVSCSVLRQFAFVHLQGAGAAERAIRELNGREFKGRNLVVEESRGRPLHSTKVFVGNLSGMCTTEDLQELFQTFGKVLECDKVKGEPISAPGYAFVHMENKEDALRAIEALHGTSFKGRPLSVELSKVQPSKQTPTGKIPCVSCGKQGHYAGECPAGKPTLEQYQSQAAVLAAAAAAAAGLPLQVQQSVHNSVYNTSTLDPTYAALTGLTASARAEGSSVTPAVYGALASQVYGTAVANQLYGTVPAAAAAAVNPAYSVAPAIYSTTPAYGALGAADPTAIFEAARVQYITQGQQVLAEQQTTSKSGERDRSPLRRSAPLLPDPVIKPFMYQRAKRRALLPTPAGRAEEAAGQEEDPMARYYAEYYQQCQQLQQYTQYQYAYPSPNPVAAVPAVPAMPTLPALPAQPMATLEALRPVLPAAPAAAIAMATPRVYEPPLPPPRKDPLLRRSELSLHTPETPFR, translated from the exons ATGGATAAGAGCCACACAGTAAAGCTTTTTGTGGGGAATTTGGCTCTTGATACCACCCAGGAGGAACTGTCAGCCATCTTCGAAGCTTACGGACAGGTGGTCAGTTGTAGTGTTCTCCGGCAGTTTGCCTTCGTGCACCTGCAGGGGGCGGGCGCCGCCGAGCGCGCCATCCGCGAGCTGAATGGCCGAGAATTCAAGGGGCGGAACCTGGTGGTGGAAGAGTCGCGGGGACGGCCGCTCCACTCCACCAAGGTGTTTGTGGGTAATCTGAGTGGAATGTGCACTACAGAAGACCTTCAGGAGTTGTTCCAGACCTTCGGCAAAGTGCTGGAGTGTGATAAGGTCAAAGGTGAGC CCATCTCCGCCCCAGGCTATGCCTTTGTTCACATGGAGAATAAAGAAGATGCTCTGAGAGCCATCGAGGCTCTTCACGGTACCTCCTTCAAGGGCCGCCCGCTCTCGGTGGAGCTCTCCAAGGTCCAGCCCAGCAAGCAGACTCCCACTGGAAAGATCCCCTGCGTCAGCTGCGGCAAGCAGGGCCACTACGCGGGAGAGTGCCCCGCCGGCAAACCGACGCTGGAGCAGTACCAGAGCCAGGCCGCCGTGCTGGCCGCCGCGGCCGCTGCCGCGGCCGGCCTGCCCCTGCAGGTCCAGCAGAGCGTCCACAACTCCGTATACAACACATCCACCTTGGACCCCACCTACGCCGCCCTGACGGGTCTCACGGCCAGCGCGCGGGCAGAGGGGAGCTCGGTGACCCCGGCCGTGTACGGAGCGTTGGCCAGCCAGGTTTACGGCACGGCGGTTGCCAATCAGCTCTACGGCACG GTGCCGGCAGCGGCGGCCGCAGCGGTGAACCCGGCGTATTCCGTCGCCCCGGCGATTTACAGCACCACTCCGGCGTACGGGGCCCTGGGCGCCGCCGACCCCACGGCGATTTTCGAGGCGGCGCGGGTACAGTACATCACACAGGGGCAGCAGGTGCTGGCGGAACAACAGACCACCTCCAAATCCGGGGAGAGGGACAGGAGCCCCCTCAGACGGTCGGCGCCCCTCCTCCCGGACCCCGTCATTAAACCCTTCATGTACCAGAGAGCCAAGCGCAGGGCTCTGCTGCCCACGCCCGCGGGACGGGCCGAAGAGGCCGCAGGACAAGAGGAAGACCCCATGGCCAG gtACTACGCAGAGTATTACCAGCAGTGCCAGCAGCTGCAGCAGTACACGCAGTACCAGTATGCCTACCCTTCTCCGAACCCCGTGGCAGCCGTGCCCGCTGTCCCGGCGATGCCGACCCTCCCCGCCCTCCCCGCCCAGCCCATGGCCACCCTGGAAGCCCTCAGGCCAGTGCTGCCCGCCGCCCCCGCCGCCGCCATCGCCATGGCGACGCCGCGAGTGTATGAGCCGCCGCTTCCGCCGCCGCGCAAGGACCCCCTCCTCCGCCGCTCCGAGCTCTCCCTGCACACGCCTGAAACCCCCTTCCGATAG
- the ccs gene encoding copper chaperone for superoxide dismutase, translated as METDKKAKLEFAVRMTCDSCVRTVKGALEKAPGVHSVHIDLEKEEVLVETALTSLEIQSLIESTGRRAVLKGMGGSGQDLGTAVAMVGGVGLVKGVVRFLQLSQDQCLIDGTIDGLQPGPHGLHVHELGDLTQDCTSCGEHFNPFGKQHGGPQDTERHVGDLGNIFAGPDGRASFRLEDSHLKVWDVIGRSLVVDSGEDDLGRGGHPLSKQTGNSGERLACGIIARSAGLFQNPKQICACDGVTIWEERDRPLAGKGRKVTDPPSANL; from the exons ATGGAAACCGACAAAAAAGCAAAG CTCGAGTTTGCGGTACGGATGACATGCGACAGCTGCGTAAGGACAGTCAAAGGTGCACTGGAAAAGGCGCCCG GTGTACACTCAGTGCACATAGACTTGGAAAAGGAGGAAGTGTTGGTGGAGACAGCCTTGACATCTCTTGAGATTCAGTCTCTGATTGAGAGCACAGGTCGGCGGGCGGTGCTTAAAGGCATGGGTGGCTCTGGGcaag ACCTGGGGACTGCCGTGGCGATGGTGGGCGGAGTCGGGCTGGTGAAGGGGGTGGTGCGTTTCCTGCAGCTCTCACAGGACCAGTGTTTGATTGACGGCACGATTGACGGCCTGCAGCCTGGGCCTCATGGCCTCCATGTCCACGAGCTGGGTGACCTCACTCAGGACTGCACGAG CTGTGGTGAACATTTCAATCCCTTTGGTAAACAACATGGCGGTCcacaagacacagagagg CATGTTGGAGACCTGGGGAATATCTTCGCTGGACCAGATGGTAGAGCTTCCTTCAGACTAGAGGACTCACACCTCAAG GTCTGGGATGTGATTGGTCGCTCCTTGGTGGTGGATTCTGGAGAGGATGATCTTGGAAGAGGAGGTCACCCTCTGTCCAAGCAGACAGGAAACTCAGGAGAAAG GCTGGCGTGTGGAATCATCGCTCGGTCAGCGGGGTTATTTCAGAACCCTAAGCAGATCTGTGCCTGCGACGGGGTAACAATCTGGGAGGAACGAGATCGCCCCCTAGCGGGCAAGGGGCGTAAGGTCACAGATCCGCCGTCAGCTAATCTTTAA